One segment of Manihot esculenta cultivar AM560-2 chromosome 4, M.esculenta_v8, whole genome shotgun sequence DNA contains the following:
- the LOC110607503 gene encoding acetylajmalan esterase yields the protein MGFLFVLFINSIFIFIQSYSCDAKDLKACKFDAIYQLGDSISDTGNSIVEMPQLYNARFPYGQTIHKATGRSSDGYLIIDYIAQSAGLPLLEPYENPNSTFSHGVNFAVAGATASSIKTIINWHIPLPYTNSSLYVQNKWLKKHLSAICNDKKECKRKLKHALYMIGTIGCNDYIIAFQYGKSIEEVKVMVPRVIQSIKTAIRKVIDYGAYRVVVPGAFQLGCAPSFLTAFSSNKSSYDSYGCLKDYNDFFMYHNNHLQVALQKIRKKNPHIHIIYGDLYGALEWILDNFSNLGFKSLRKGCCGIGGRFNYNPSIKKMCGAHGVPICSNPKEYVFWDGSHFTHQANKYMSKWLIKDFLPQLHCNI from the exons ATGGGCTTTTTATTTGTATTGTTTATCAATTCTATTTTCATCTTTATTCAATCTTATTCGTGTGATGCTAAGGATCTCAAGGCATGTAAATTTGATGCAATATATCAATTAGGAGACTCAATATCAGATACGGGTAATTCTATTGTAGAAATGCCTCAACTTTATAATGCAAGATTTCCTTATGGTCAAACAATTCACAAAGCAACGGGTAGATCCTCAGATGGATATCTAATAATTGATTATATTG CTCAATCAGCTGGTCTTCCACTACTAGAGCCATATGAGAATCCAAATTCAACTTTCAGCCACGGAGTAAATTTTGCCGTTGCTGGAGCCACTGCATCGTCCATTAAAACCATAATAAACTGGCATATCCCACTTCCATACACTAATAGTTCTCTCTATGTACAAAATAAATGGTTAAAGAAACATTTGTCTGCAATTTGCAATGACAAAAAAG AATGTAAGAGAAAACTTAAACATGCTCTTTACATGATTGGGACAATTGGATGCAATGATTATATCATTGCATTTCAATATGGAAAAAGTATTGAAGAGGTGAAGGTCATGGTGCCAAGAGTTATACAGTCCATTAAGACTGCTATTCGA AAAGTTATTGATTATGGTGCTTATCGAGTGGTTGTACCTGGAGCATTCCAATTGGGTTGTGCACCAAGCTTCCTTACAGCATTTTCATCAAACAAGTCTTCTTACGATTCATATGGTTGTTTAAAAGATTACAATGATTTCTTTATGTATCACAATAATCATCTACAAGTTGCATTgcaaaaaataagaaagaagaaTCCTCACATACACATTATATATGGAGATCTTTATGGTGCTCTCGAGTGgattttggataatttttcCAATCTTG GATTCAAATCACTTAGAAAAGGTTGTTGTGGGATTGGTGGAAGATTTAATTATAATCcctcaattaaaaaaatgtgCGGAGCTCATGGAGTACCTATTTGTTCAAACCCTAAAGAATATGTGTTTTGGGATGGATCACATTTTACACATCAAGCGAACAAATACATGTCAAAATGGCTCATTAAAGACTTCTTACCCCAGCTTCATTGTAACATATGA